The Borreliella mayonii genome has a segment encoding these proteins:
- a CDS encoding glycine betaine ABC transporter substrate-binding protein produces the protein MNFIYKLFIGICIFLIFLSCDGKKSSKNLKSVKIGYVNWGGETAATNVLKVVFEKMGYNAEIFSVTTSIMYQYLASGKVDGTVSSWVPTADKFYYEKLKTKFVDLGANYEGTIQGFVVPSYVPISSISELKGKGAAFKNKMIGIDAGAGTQIVTEQALDYYGLSKEYELVPSSESVMLASLDSSIKRNEWILVPLWKPHWAFSRYDIKFLDDPDLIMGGIESVHTLVRLGLENDDYDAYYVFDHFYWSDDLILPLMDRNDKEPGKEYRNAVEFVEKNKEVVKTWVPEKYKPLFD, from the coding sequence ATGAATTTTATATATAAATTATTCATTGGAATTTGTATTTTTCTTATTTTTTTGTCTTGTGATGGAAAAAAGAGTTCAAAGAATTTGAAATCTGTAAAAATTGGATATGTGAATTGGGGCGGAGAAACAGCAGCTACAAATGTATTGAAGGTTGTTTTTGAAAAAATGGGCTACAATGCAGAAATATTTTCAGTTACCACATCTATAATGTATCAATACTTAGCATCTGGAAAGGTAGATGGTACGGTATCTTCTTGGGTTCCTACAGCTGATAAATTTTATTACGAAAAGCTGAAAACAAAATTTGTTGATCTTGGTGCAAATTATGAAGGCACCATTCAGGGTTTCGTGGTGCCAAGTTATGTTCCAATTTCTAGCATTAGTGAGCTTAAGGGTAAAGGTGCTGCGTTTAAAAACAAAATGATTGGTATAGATGCTGGTGCGGGAACTCAAATTGTTACAGAACAAGCGCTTGATTATTATGGATTAAGTAAAGAATATGAGCTAGTTCCTTCAAGTGAGAGCGTTATGCTTGCAAGTTTGGACTCTTCAATAAAAAGAAACGAATGGATTTTAGTTCCTTTGTGGAAGCCTCATTGGGCTTTTTCTAGGTATGATATTAAGTTTCTTGATGATCCTGATTTAATTATGGGGGGAATTGAGAGTGTACATACTCTTGTTAGACTTGGTCTTGAAAATGATGATTATGATGCATATTATGTTTTTGATCATTTTTATTGGAGTGATGATTTAATATTGCCTTTAATGGATAGAAATGATAAAGAGCCAGGCAAAGAGTACCGCAATGCAGTTGAATTTGTTGAAAAGAATAAAGAAGTTGTAAAGACGTGGGTTCCAGAAAAATATAAGCCTTTATTTGATTAA
- a CDS encoding efflux RND transporter periplasmic adaptor subunit produces MNLIFNINLYLKKYFLVLFLILVACVSKNKLDDANKEKEGPYRFPVIAMKVKKGILSDYLSLNGDVDTKVKADIFPDAVGKITSLRIKLGAYVQKGQIVATLDPSRPGSIYLKSPVRAPISGYILNITKKIGETVNLQSNIAVVGRIDTKQILTYVSEKYISNIKVGNDAIIEVGAYPNEKFKAKISEISPILDSKSRTIEVYLTPIGSNLDKLIIGMFSKIKLITKRFRDVIKIPREAVVEREGKKFVFKLDLESKSVQMLPITVLFEIDNIVALSGEIEENDLIVVEGMSALSNGTLINLVDTKEGLSVESNI; encoded by the coding sequence ATGAATTTGATTTTTAATATTAACTTATATTTAAAAAAATATTTTTTAGTTTTATTCTTGATCCTAGTTGCTTGTGTGAGTAAGAACAAGCTAGATGACGCCAATAAGGAGAAAGAAGGTCCTTATAGATTTCCAGTAATTGCTATGAAAGTTAAAAAGGGAATCTTGAGTGATTATTTGTCTTTAAACGGAGATGTAGATACAAAAGTTAAGGCAGATATTTTTCCAGATGCTGTAGGCAAAATAACTTCTTTGAGAATAAAACTCGGAGCTTATGTTCAAAAGGGACAAATAGTTGCAACTCTTGATCCTTCAAGGCCTGGTTCTATATATTTGAAAAGTCCGGTAAGAGCGCCAATCTCAGGATATATTTTAAATATTACAAAAAAAATTGGTGAAACAGTTAATCTTCAGTCCAACATAGCAGTAGTAGGAAGAATAGATACAAAGCAAATTTTAACTTATGTGTCTGAAAAATACATTTCAAATATTAAAGTTGGAAATGATGCTATTATTGAAGTTGGAGCTTATCCTAATGAAAAGTTTAAAGCTAAAATTTCAGAAATATCTCCTATTTTAGATTCTAAAAGCCGAACTATCGAAGTATATCTTACGCCTATTGGCAGTAATTTAGATAAACTGATTATTGGTATGTTTTCTAAAATCAAACTTATTACTAAACGTTTTAGAGATGTAATTAAGATTCCAAGAGAGGCTGTTGTTGAGAGAGAAGGCAAGAAATTTGTATTTAAGCTTGATTTAGAGAGCAAAAGTGTTCAAATGTTGCCCATTACAGTGCTTTTTGAAATAGATAACATTGTAGCTCTTTCGGGCGAGATTGAAGAGAATGATTTAATTGTAGTAGAAGGTATGTCTGCTCTTTCTAATGGAACTCTAATAAATTTGGTAGATACCAAAGAGGGTCTTTCAGTTGAAAGCAATATTTAA
- a CDS encoding ABC transporter permease, translating into MNKDFFILKIDNFFDFLVDNFSISDGVGFSKSIIFLYENLKNLFLFVNPLFFILTVCLLSFVFLKKRLIFLILPGFFFILYFNLWEASMDTIAIIFVSVLVSVILGIPIGILGGYFPRFYVFLKPILDLMQAMPPFIYLIPAIPFFGMGTASAIFATIVFAMPPVIRYTRLGIVQVSDEVIEAAKSFGSSNLRILFQVQLPLSLQSIIEGINQSIMMAISMIVIAAMVGSSGLGRTVIYSIERLNFGEGLISGLAVVIIAIILDRIMQSIFIKFSYLNTDHYGGKRENKFKRFLEIYNK; encoded by the coding sequence ATGAATAAAGATTTTTTTATATTAAAAATAGATAATTTTTTTGATTTTTTGGTTGATAATTTTTCAATTTCTGATGGGGTAGGTTTTTCTAAAAGTATAATTTTTTTATATGAAAATTTGAAAAATTTATTTCTTTTTGTTAATCCACTTTTTTTTATTTTGACTGTATGCTTGCTAAGTTTTGTTTTCTTGAAAAAGAGATTAATATTTTTAATTTTACCCGGATTCTTTTTTATTTTGTATTTTAATCTTTGGGAAGCTTCAATGGATACAATAGCTATTATATTTGTTTCTGTATTAGTTTCTGTTATTTTAGGAATTCCTATAGGTATTTTGGGGGGATATTTCCCAAGGTTTTATGTTTTTTTAAAACCTATTCTAGATTTGATGCAAGCCATGCCCCCTTTTATTTACTTGATTCCTGCTATTCCTTTTTTTGGAATGGGCACAGCTTCTGCTATTTTTGCTACAATAGTTTTTGCTATGCCTCCTGTTATTAGATATACAAGGCTGGGAATTGTTCAAGTTTCAGATGAAGTAATAGAGGCGGCTAAGTCCTTTGGTAGTAGTAATTTGCGCATTCTTTTTCAAGTTCAACTTCCTCTTTCTCTTCAGAGCATAATTGAAGGTATTAATCAGTCAATAATGATGGCGATATCTATGATAGTAATTGCTGCAATGGTTGGATCGTCTGGTTTGGGCAGGACTGTGATTTACTCTATAGAAAGATTAAATTTTGGCGAGGGTTTAATATCTGGATTAGCAGTTGTTATTATAGCTATTATTTTAGATAGGATTATGCAATCTATCTTTATTAAATTTAGCTATTTAAATACAGATCATTATGGCGGAAAGAGAGAAAATAAATTTAAAAGATTTTTAGAAATATATAATAAATAA
- a CDS encoding TolC family protein, protein MTVSFSFAEVIQISPKQAVNMALENSLDSENALYKENIKKLYKNNAWNVFVPNVSFSSTLSRNPSVLSELERDYWGLGFGVGINLSLSPSVLKRMQLIMLEYENAKIERESAVRNIKLNVLKSYNQLIALKSTLKVFESQIQNSKLKFEQARIAYNNGIISEIDFLDAQLKYKKSQPDLDGQIINFEKSKEIFKLLIGLDPDQDFEIIGELPDETIDFSLFNEALNLNESLEIKELNMRLKMTEQLIGSLWLDTYLPSLSLSFSYSPYKSFHEDSKGFSTGFLASFSLNYSLTEMFPFSKSFTKIQDNNYQLKILQNNVEGRIRNLKSSIVQKRKDIRRYKAILDASKINVELANKNYQMAFNAFNSGVMDLSKLNDIELVYKQSDLKFIEDKLNYANSILEYKNLINSLD, encoded by the coding sequence ATGACCGTCTCTTTTTCTTTTGCTGAAGTTATTCAAATATCACCCAAACAAGCTGTAAATATGGCCTTAGAAAATAGCTTGGATTCAGAAAACGCTCTGTACAAAGAAAATATAAAAAAACTTTATAAAAATAATGCATGGAATGTTTTTGTTCCAAACGTTAGCTTTAGCTCTACACTTAGTAGAAATCCTTCTGTTTTGAGTGAGCTTGAGAGAGATTATTGGGGTTTGGGGTTTGGAGTTGGGATTAATCTTTCTTTGTCACCTTCTGTTTTAAAAAGAATGCAACTTATTATGTTGGAATATGAAAATGCAAAAATAGAGAGGGAGAGCGCTGTTCGTAATATCAAGCTAAATGTTCTTAAGTCTTACAATCAATTGATAGCTTTAAAGAGTACCTTGAAAGTTTTTGAGAGCCAAATACAAAATAGTAAACTTAAATTTGAACAAGCCAGAATTGCTTATAATAATGGAATAATATCAGAAATAGATTTTCTTGATGCTCAGCTTAAGTATAAAAAATCTCAACCAGATTTAGATGGTCAGATTATTAATTTTGAAAAATCAAAAGAAATTTTCAAATTATTAATAGGATTAGATCCGGATCAAGATTTTGAAATTATTGGAGAATTGCCAGATGAGACAATAGATTTTTCCTTATTTAATGAGGCATTAAATCTTAATGAATCATTAGAGATTAAAGAGTTGAATATGCGTTTAAAGATGACAGAGCAGCTTATTGGTTCGCTTTGGCTAGATACTTATTTGCCAAGCCTTTCTTTATCATTTTCTTACTCTCCTTATAAATCATTTCATGAAGATTCTAAAGGCTTTTCAACTGGATTTTTAGCATCCTTTAGTTTAAATTATAGCTTAACTGAAATGTTTCCATTTTCAAAGAGTTTTACAAAAATACAAGATAACAACTATCAGCTAAAAATACTACAGAACAATGTTGAAGGTAGAATTAGGAATTTAAAATCTAGTATTGTGCAAAAAAGAAAGGATATTAGAAGATATAAAGCGATTCTTGATGCTTCTAAAATTAATGTAGAATTAGCTAATAAAAATTATCAAATGGCATTTAATGCTTTTAATTCCGGGGTCATGGATCTTTCTAAATTGAATGATATTGAGCTTGTTTACAAGCAAAGCGATTTGAAGTTCATTGAAGATAAATTAAATTATGCTAATTCTATACTAGAATATAAGAATTTAATAAATTCATTAGACTAA
- a CDS encoding PG0541 family transporter-associated protein has translation MTKFYRYRIEIISNLSLELDVFECMEKIEQELEESIYYSKIENVYGKGKKGEKHGNGVWPEENFILIIYTSNQSIVNRLKDIVDDLNRSYPTEGINFFVLKN, from the coding sequence ATGACTAAATTTTATAGGTATAGGATTGAAATAATTTCTAATTTATCTTTAGAGCTTGATGTTTTTGAATGTATGGAAAAAATAGAGCAAGAGTTAGAAGAGTCCATATATTATTCTAAGATAGAAAATGTTTATGGAAAAGGTAAGAAGGGAGAAAAGCATGGTAATGGCGTTTGGCCTGAAGAAAATTTTATTTTAATTATTTATACCTCCAATCAATCTATTGTTAATAGATTAAAGGACATTGTAGATGATTTGAATCGTTCTTACCCTACAGAAGGGATTAATTTTTTTGTTTTGAAAAATTAA
- a CDS encoding efflux RND transporter permease subunit → MLVKRIVGKPITMLILFSLLMMISLYTFSRLKIDLLPGIDIPQISIHTVYPGASPREVEESVSRVLESGLSSVKNLKNIYSISSKESSTVSLEFYHGTDLDLVLNEIRDALELAKSLLPSKSQTPRIFRYNLKNIPVMEIVINSVRPVSELKRYADEIIKPGLERLDGVAIVTVNGGSKRRVLIEVSQNRLESYGLSLSRISSIIASQNLELSAGNILENNLEYLVEVSGKFKSIEEIGNVVIAYKMPDISSGINSSPIEIKLKDIANIKTDFEDLSEYVEYNGFPSISLSVQKRSDANSISVSNAVMSEIEKLKLSMPKDMRLEIASDSTDFIKASISTVVNSAYFGAVLAIFVIFFFLRSFRATIIIGISIPIAIVLTFCLMYFVNISLNIMSLAGLALGIGMVVDCSIVVIDNIYKYRQKGAKLISSSILGAQEMMLPITSSTFTSICVFGPFLIFKSELGVYGDFFKDFAFTIVISLGVSLLVAIFLVPVLSSHYVGLYTSFQKNIKNVFIRKIDVFFASIYYFLEFLYINLLNIVLNHKLIFGLFVFFSFIGSLFLGLLLDVTTFARGKENSITINLNFPHKTNLEYAKFYSNRFLDIVKSEAKGYKSIIATLHADRIIFNVLFPLKEESRTQSIDYDAIKYKIMNRIGNLYPEFNVEPSSGNALGGGDSIKIKISANDFEYIKDYGKILVSMLKKEIPELVNPRLSINDSQLQIGVKIDRALAYNYGIDMNTILNEFKASINGVVAGQYVENGLNYDIVLKLDRMDVKNLKDLEKIFIINSFGVKIPFSSIATFEKTNKAESIYRENQALTIYLNAGISPNDNLTQVTAKVIDFINNKLPHKEGIALKVEGEYNEFSNIMDQFKIIILMAIIVVLGIMASQFESFLKPFIIIFTIPLTAIGVVLIHFLAGEKLSIFAAIGMLMLVGVVVNTGIVLVDYTGLLIKRGFGLREAIIESCRSRFRPILMSSLTSIIGLIPMAFSSGSGIELVKPIAFTFIGGMTASTFLTLFFIPMLFEIFSNIVSSFKSRLKRVAPNIDFEKSFEINNSAKSSYDNLFEEDGE, encoded by the coding sequence ATGTTGGTAAAGAGAATAGTTGGCAAACCAATAACAATGCTGATTTTATTTTCATTGTTAATGATGATAAGTTTATATACCTTTTCAAGATTAAAAATAGACCTTTTGCCGGGGATTGATATTCCTCAAATAAGTATACATACTGTTTATCCTGGTGCTTCTCCTAGAGAAGTGGAAGAGAGTGTTTCTAGAGTTCTTGAGAGTGGTTTGAGCTCGGTAAAGAATTTAAAAAATATATATAGCATTTCTTCTAAAGAAAGTAGTACCGTTTCACTTGAATTTTATCATGGAACCGATTTAGATTTGGTTTTAAATGAAATTCGAGATGCTCTTGAATTGGCAAAATCTTTATTGCCCAGTAAATCACAGACGCCTAGAATTTTTAGATACAATCTTAAAAATATTCCTGTAATGGAAATTGTTATTAATTCTGTAAGGCCAGTTTCTGAGCTTAAAAGATATGCTGATGAAATCATTAAGCCTGGACTTGAAAGGCTTGATGGAGTTGCAATCGTTACTGTTAATGGTGGAAGTAAAAGGCGCGTTTTAATTGAAGTTTCTCAAAACAGATTAGAGTCTTATGGGCTTTCTTTGTCAAGAATATCTTCAATTATAGCATCTCAAAATTTGGAACTTTCAGCTGGTAATATATTAGAGAATAACTTGGAATATTTGGTTGAGGTTTCTGGAAAATTTAAATCAATTGAAGAGATAGGCAATGTGGTAATAGCTTATAAGATGCCTGACATTTCTTCTGGGATAAATTCATCTCCTATTGAGATAAAGCTTAAAGATATTGCTAATATTAAAACCGATTTTGAAGATTTGTCAGAATATGTTGAATATAATGGGTTTCCTTCAATTTCCTTGTCGGTTCAAAAACGTAGCGATGCCAATTCTATTTCAGTTTCTAATGCTGTTATGAGTGAAATAGAAAAATTGAAATTATCTATGCCTAAAGATATGAGATTGGAGATTGCTTCTGATAGTACTGATTTTATTAAAGCGTCCATTTCAACAGTTGTAAATTCAGCCTATTTTGGAGCCGTGCTTGCAATATTTGTTATATTTTTCTTTTTAAGGAGCTTTAGAGCTACAATAATTATTGGAATTTCTATTCCAATAGCAATTGTTCTGACCTTTTGTTTAATGTATTTTGTAAATATCTCCCTTAATATTATGAGCCTTGCAGGTCTTGCGCTTGGGATTGGAATGGTTGTTGACTGTTCAATTGTTGTAATAGACAATATATATAAATATAGGCAAAAAGGAGCAAAGCTTATTTCATCTTCCATTCTTGGAGCCCAAGAGATGATGCTGCCTATTACATCTTCAACTTTTACTTCTATTTGCGTTTTTGGTCCATTTCTTATTTTCAAATCAGAACTTGGGGTATATGGAGATTTTTTTAAAGATTTTGCATTTACGATTGTTATTTCCTTAGGAGTTTCTCTTTTAGTTGCGATTTTTTTGGTTCCTGTTTTATCAAGCCATTATGTCGGTTTGTACACAAGTTTTCAAAAAAATATTAAGAATGTTTTTATTAGGAAAATCGATGTTTTTTTTGCTAGTATTTATTATTTTTTAGAATTTTTGTATATCAATTTATTAAATATAGTTTTAAATCATAAATTAATTTTTGGGCTTTTTGTTTTTTTTAGTTTTATTGGTAGCTTGTTTTTAGGATTATTGCTAGATGTTACAACTTTTGCTAGAGGCAAAGAGAATTCAATTACTATTAATTTGAACTTTCCCCATAAAACTAATTTGGAATATGCAAAATTTTATTCTAATAGATTTTTAGACATTGTAAAAAGTGAAGCTAAAGGATACAAAAGTATTATTGCTACTTTGCATGCTGATAGAATAATTTTTAATGTATTGTTTCCTCTAAAAGAAGAATCAAGGACCCAAAGCATAGATTACGATGCTATTAAATATAAAATTATGAATCGTATTGGAAATCTTTATCCCGAATTTAATGTTGAGCCTTCCAGTGGCAATGCTTTAGGTGGTGGAGATTCTATTAAAATTAAAATTTCAGCTAATGATTTCGAATATATAAAAGATTATGGAAAAATTTTAGTTTCTATGTTAAAAAAGGAAATTCCTGAACTTGTAAATCCAAGACTTAGTATAAATGATTCCCAACTTCAAATTGGTGTTAAAATAGACAGAGCGCTAGCTTATAATTATGGCATTGACATGAATACCATTTTAAATGAGTTTAAAGCCAGTATTAATGGTGTTGTTGCTGGGCAATATGTGGAGAATGGGCTTAATTATGATATTGTTCTTAAACTTGATAGAATGGATGTTAAAAATTTAAAAGATTTAGAAAAAATATTTATTATAAATTCATTTGGAGTTAAAATTCCTTTTTCATCAATAGCTACCTTTGAAAAAACCAATAAAGCCGAATCTATTTACAGAGAAAATCAAGCTTTAACTATTTATCTTAATGCAGGCATTTCTCCAAATGATAATTTAACTCAAGTAACTGCGAAAGTTATAGATTTTATTAATAATAAGTTACCGCATAAAGAAGGTATAGCGCTTAAGGTTGAAGGAGAATATAATGAATTTTCAAATATCATGGATCAGTTTAAAATAATCATTTTGATGGCTATTATTGTTGTGCTTGGCATTATGGCTTCTCAATTTGAATCTTTTTTAAAACCCTTTATTATTATTTTTACAATTCCTTTAACAGCAATAGGAGTTGTTCTTATACATTTTCTTGCGGGAGAAAAACTTTCTATTTTTGCTGCGATTGGAATGCTTATGCTTGTTGGTGTTGTGGTGAATACCGGAATTGTTCTTGTGGACTATACTGGTTTATTGATCAAGAGGGGATTTGGTCTTAGAGAGGCAATTATTGAATCTTGTCGTTCAAGGTTTAGGCCAATTTTAATGTCTTCTCTGACTTCAATAATAGGGCTTATTCCAATGGCATTTTCTAGTGGGAGTGGGATTGAGCTTGTAAAGCCAATTGCATTCACCTTTATTGGTGGAATGACAGCTAGTACATTTCTTACTTTATTTTTTATTCCCATGCTTTTTGAAATTTTTTCCAATATTGTTTCAAGTTTCAAATCTAGGCTAAAAAGAGTGGCGCCTAATATAGATTTTGAAAAATCATTCGAAATTAATAATTCAGCTAAAAGTAGTTATGATAATCTATTTGAAGAAGATGGAGAATGA
- a CDS encoding quaternary amine ABC transporter ATP-binding protein, which yields MSRVAVKIKDCYKVFSYYVDKKQISRAIKDYENGKDRMQIYKESSIFIANANINLDVYENEILVIMGMSGCGKSTLVRCLNGIYKIDSGSILVNNMEMNAINRKDLSNLRKDKFAMVFQNFGLFPHMNVLRNVTYGLEVKHIPRKIREELAIEVLNLVGLEDSKYKYINELSGGMKQRVGIARALVVNPDILLMDEAFSALDPLIKGEMQEELLRLVAKLKKTVVFITHDLIEAFKLGHRIAFMRDGKIIQVGKPLEILANPSTDFISDFIKNLPVLNILKIKDILKYDFDLNSGSDNGLNVIIKCQGENFSLYDKVLNKRYDNLVSLNLDLNDEIKKIVEYLNKQDYLIIKEKGTIVGYISLNEISDLLSR from the coding sequence TTGAGTAGGGTTGCTGTTAAAATTAAAGATTGTTATAAGGTGTTTTCGTATTATGTTGACAAAAAGCAGATAAGTAGAGCTATAAAAGACTATGAAAATGGCAAAGATAGAATGCAAATCTACAAAGAATCTTCTATTTTTATTGCAAATGCTAATATTAATCTTGATGTTTATGAAAATGAAATTTTAGTTATTATGGGTATGTCAGGCTGTGGTAAGTCTACTTTAGTCAGGTGTTTAAATGGCATTTATAAAATAGATTCAGGATCTATTTTGGTAAATAACATGGAAATGAATGCTATAAATCGAAAAGATCTTTCTAATTTAAGAAAAGATAAATTTGCAATGGTTTTTCAAAACTTTGGACTTTTTCCCCATATGAATGTATTGAGAAACGTTACTTATGGGCTTGAAGTCAAGCATATTCCCAGGAAAATCAGAGAAGAGCTTGCTATTGAGGTGTTAAATCTTGTGGGGCTTGAGGATTCAAAATATAAATATATTAATGAACTTTCTGGAGGGATGAAGCAAAGAGTTGGAATAGCAAGAGCATTGGTGGTTAATCCAGATATTCTTTTAATGGATGAAGCTTTTTCAGCACTTGATCCTTTAATTAAAGGAGAAATGCAGGAAGAACTTTTAAGGTTGGTAGCTAAACTTAAAAAAACAGTTGTGTTTATTACTCACGATTTAATTGAAGCTTTTAAATTGGGGCATAGAATTGCTTTTATGAGAGATGGAAAAATTATTCAAGTTGGCAAACCTTTAGAAATTTTAGCCAATCCTAGTACAGATTTTATATCTGATTTTATTAAAAATTTACCTGTTTTAAATATTTTAAAAATAAAAGATATTTTAAAATATGATTTTGATTTAAACTCTGGTAGTGATAATGGTTTAAATGTTATTATTAAATGTCAAGGTGAAAATTTTAGTTTGTATGACAAAGTTCTTAATAAAAGGTATGATAATCTTGTATCCTTAAATTTAGACTTAAATGACGAGATAAAAAAAATTGTTGAATATTTGAATAAGCAAGATTATTTAATAATAAAAGAAAAGGGAACTATTGTTGGATATATTAGTTTAAATGAAATTTCTGATTTATTATCAAGATAG
- the flaB gene encoding flagellin FlaB — MIINHNTSAINASRNNGINAANLSKTQEKLSSGYRINRASDDAAGMGVSGKINAQIRGLSQASRNTSKAINFIQTTEGNLNEVEKVLVRMKELAVQSGNGTYSDADRGSIQIEIEQLTDEINRIADQAQYNQMHMLSNKSASQNVRTAEELGMQPAKINTPSSLSGSQASWTLRVHVGANQDEAIAVNIYAANVANLFSGEGTQTAQVAPVQEGAQQEGAQQPAPATAPSQGGVNSPVNVTTTVDANTSLAKIENAIRMISDQRANLGAFQNRLESIKNSTEYAIENLKASYAQIKDATMTDEVVAATTNSILTQSAMAMIAQANQVPQYVLSLLR, encoded by the coding sequence ATGATTATAAATCATAATACATCAGCTATTAATGCTTCAAGAAATAATGGTATTAATGCTGCTAATCTTAGCAAAACTCAAGAAAAGCTTTCTAGTGGATACAGAATTAATCGAGCTTCTGATGATGCTGCTGGTATGGGAGTTTCTGGTAAGATTAATGCTCAAATAAGAGGTTTGTCACAAGCTTCTAGAAATACTTCAAAAGCCATTAATTTTATTCAGACAACAGAAGGGAATTTGAATGAAGTAGAAAAAGTTTTAGTAAGAATGAAAGAATTGGCAGTTCAATCAGGTAACGGCACATATTCAGATGCAGACAGAGGTTCTATACAAATTGAAATAGAGCAACTTACAGACGAAATTAATAGAATTGCTGATCAAGCTCAATATAACCAAATGCACATGTTGTCAAACAAATCTGCTTCTCAAAATGTAAGAACAGCTGAAGAGCTTGGAATGCAGCCTGCAAAAATTAACACACCATCATCACTTTCAGGGTCTCAAGCTTCTTGGACCTTAAGAGTTCATGTTGGAGCAAATCAAGATGAAGCTATTGCTGTAAATATTTATGCAGCTAATGTTGCAAATCTTTTTTCTGGTGAGGGAACTCAAACTGCTCAGGTTGCGCCTGTTCAAGAAGGTGCTCAACAGGAAGGAGCTCAACAGCCAGCACCTGCTACAGCACCTTCTCAAGGCGGAGTTAATTCTCCTGTTAATGTTACAACTACAGTTGATGCTAATACATCACTTGCTAAAATAGAAAATGCTATTAGAATGATAAGTGATCAAAGAGCAAATTTAGGTGCTTTCCAAAATAGACTTGAATCTATAAAGAATAGTACTGAGTATGCAATTGAAAATTTAAAAGCATCTTATGCTCAAATAAAAGACGCTACAATGACAGATGAGGTTGTAGCTGCAACAACTAATAGTATCTTAACACAATCTGCAATGGCAATGATTGCACAGGCTAATCAAGTTCCTCAGTATGTTTTGTCATTGCTTAGATAA
- the yidD gene encoding membrane protein insertion efficiency factor YidD, producing the protein MNIFKILFILNYALIFLIKIYQHTFSKIFGLQCIYKPTCSKYSIECLKKYNFLTALILMTLRIIRCNALFKGGNDSIPKYNPISKSLKEFKKRLIK; encoded by the coding sequence ATGAACATTTTCAAAATTTTATTTATCTTAAATTATGCTCTTATTTTTTTAATAAAAATTTACCAACATACTTTCTCTAAAATATTTGGATTACAATGCATATACAAACCTACTTGCTCAAAATATTCAATTGAATGCCTTAAAAAATACAATTTTTTAACAGCCTTAATACTAATGACACTAAGAATAATAAGATGTAATGCATTATTCAAAGGAGGAAACGATTCTATTCCTAAATACAACCCTATTTCAAAATCTTTAAAAGAATTTAAAAAAAGATTAATCAAATAA